From Zonotrichia leucophrys gambelii isolate GWCS_2022_RI chromosome 19, RI_Zleu_2.0, whole genome shotgun sequence:
TGTAAGGATTTGCTGAGTAATTGATGTTGGTGCTGACCAGAGTTTTTGCAACAGTTTGCATGCAAAATAAGATTGGGTAAAGGGGCTCCTAGAAAAGAGTTTTCTGAGAAGGAGAAAGTGGAAAAGAACCAAGATGATGTATGTAAAATCAAGAATAATTCAGAGAAGTGAGGTGATGTTGCCATTTCTCATAATATGAACACTGGGTTGTGTTATGGAATCACCAAGTAACTGGTTTAATCTAACAAAAGGAAATTGTGTAGTTAAGGTGTGGAACCCCTTGCCACAGGATACTGTGGCATGGCCAGAAATAGAAATGGATTGAGAAATGGATTAGTCAATTAAGGGATGCTCTTGGTGTCAGACAATGGTTCAGGTCCATCCTTCAGTTCAGGAAGTCCTTGGTCTGGTTTCTGGAAACCAGGATGGAGTGCTGAGAAAGCTAATTCTGTGTACCTGACTTGTTTTTCATGTTCATTCTCTTGATCTTCTGCTAGTAGCCATGGCTCATACTGTCTGTGAATTGAGAGGAATCTGTTGCCTGgtgtgatttttggtttttaactcCATGAAGGCTGGAGTCTCATGTGCAGGTTGTGCTTGCATTGTACAGTTCTCTGTGAGGGATTCACTCCTAAATCCTTGTACATGAGGGTGTAAGTGGCTCATTTTAGAGTGAGAAGGAGCTGAAAAATGGAGAGAACCATGAGAAATGTTAGCAGATTGGTGCAATtcattgtttgatttttttaataactttcaCTTGTGTACAAGCTGTCTCCCATGGTCTGGTAGCAGTGCTGGACTGGAGAGCCTCATTTCTCAGAGTTCCTTGATTTGCATGGATTCTGTGTCCTTTCACAGGATAGGgttaaaatgttttctcctttcagaAAATATTGAACTATAAGCTTTGTGCTCCAGAAGAATAGCTTGACtagagggagggaaaaagtATGAGACAGATTGCTGAGCTTACAGGGCCTTTAATAAATGGGCAGTTGATAAGTAAAACAATACAAAAGGACGGGAAGTTCTCATCTGTCAGAGCTCACAGCACAACAGGAAATTGTCCACCATAAACCATTGGGGAAggtgtttgttttctgtaaacTTACTGCCAGTCTGGAGAAATGGCAGATGGGCTTCTTTACCATCATGTGTCCAATAATGAGGATTATGTATTATGTTAGTGTTTACCTAATCTTTGTAGATCAGTGCATTTATTACCTGTAGGCAGACAAGGAAAACATTCTAAGCGGGTTTTCAGATATTTTGGTGGAATAGAGCTTATTCTGTAAATGTAACTCagaatctgttttgtttttcactgaGCCCCTGCTTTCTGGAATAGTGCAGGGGAGATTCTTCACTGCTGAGGGACCTTTTTGTTAAAGCAGTGTAAGAGTTTCCCACAGAGGAAACCTTCAGGGTGCCCCTCAGTGTGTCAAACAAAGGAGCATCTTCTTTCTCAAGAACCTGGAGGAAATGGAGGTTTTCTGTGTAATGCTGATGTGTGCTCTATGCTAATTTAAAATGGCTGTTTATGGTTTATCCTGACTCATTTATAGCCTTTTCAAAAGATGTGTGTTATAAAATTAACTACAGCAttgtaaattatttctgaaCATTAGTTCTTCAGAACTTCATAGTTTTTCAGTGTTGAAAGCAGAGGTAAACATGAAATGAATGAAGCCAGGATTCTTGTAGGTTTTAAACTAAATAATCCACTATCTACTTCCCCCAGTCAACCAACCatccaaccaaccaaccagctACATAAATAAATGACTGTATCCAATTCTAGTCCAAATAATCAGCAACCACAAATTACAGAATccctttgccttttttaaatGTGACACAAAGCATGTATTAGTCAAAGTTGCAAAACTTGGGAAGTTGCCAAaatgcaaaaggatttttccttcctatttctgctttttaagatTAAGAGATATTTAATTACATAAACAAGGATACAAGTCCTGCCATTATAGTGGATCTGTTTAATAAACATTATCTATTATCTATTGGTTGAGGAAAGATAGATATGTAGTTTAGGTCAAAactaattaaaagcaaaaaagtaaataaaatgcaaagcatTTTTGTTGGACAATATGAttagaaaacatattttcaatAGAGATCTGTTTCTTCTTAGGAAAGATTAGAATGGCTGTTTTGTAGCATGCTTATCTTGAGAAATGAAACAGTAACACTTGAAGTACATGCTGTTTAGCTGTGttcttatttctgaaaatacacAACTGATGATACAAATGAGACTTGAAATAAATACCAAATCCttgcagaatttttatttaactgtgaatacagattttcttttttcatgtgaTTGTCAGTATCTCTGCTTGTTACTGCTGACATGCAGGAAGAATTCAATATTTTCTGTATCACACCTGTCTGTAATTGGACTATTATATAGTTGTTCATTAGAATGGTACAAAAAGAACCTGTgttaatgtaattaattttgtttctgcaaTGTGTCCTTCCTACAGCCAACTGTTGGGGAAAGTCTTCAAAAAGAGGCATTGAAAAAGCAAGCAATGAAACAGGTAAGGgactatttttaatttactcCCAATGTTCTGATGGGTGAGTTTATACTATAGATATGTTTAAATTATAATATAGGaatcaaatatttgaaaatagtaaagatttcattattattattttgacatcttttcttctcctcctccctgtttTTGTTTTAGACTAAACTGGAGATTCAGAAGGCTTTAGAAGAAGATGCTACAGTGTATGAATATGACAGCATTTATgatgaaatgcagcagaagaagaaagaaagcagtGCCAAATTGCTGGCTGGAAGTGATGACAAAAAGGTCAGTACCTGAGGATGTATCCTGTCTGTTGGACTCTGTCTGCTTGGGGTGACATCAGTGGTTACTTTGTAAGCTTCAAAGCAGTGCTGGATTATCCTGGCCAGTGACACTTTCATTGTTATTTATTCTAGTGCATTTCAAGGCTCTTGTAAGGTTCTGGATCAAAGGAAGCCTCCCAGTCCTTAAAAGAAAGGCAAGGCTGTTACAGCTAGGAAGACATAGGgatgaaaaatcaaaaaaaccatttattttcatttagagTAAAAATCCTCCTAGTCAAAGATGGGATGACTGTTTTGAATGAATACAGCAGCCTCTCTTGGAACTGGGAAACCTGCTGTGTTAGGGGTCTGAGAGGAATGGCAGCTTGTTTTGGACAGCTGTCAGTCAGAGGGGGAACATTAGAGCAGCCCCTGACAGTTTTCTTCCATTACCAACTTAATTCAACATCTCCATCAATCCcaatttgtgttttctcagcCACCTCAATTACCTCTCAGCATGGtaacttttttcccttctaccTCAGCCCAGATACATCCACAATATCCTCAAAGCAGCTGAGATTAGGAAGAAGGAACAAGAAAGAcgaatggaaagaaaaattcagaaagagcGTGAAATGGAAGGAGGAGAGTTTGCACACAAAGAGGCTTTTGTGACTTCAGCCTATAAGAAGAAGCTGCAAGAaagagctgaggaggaggagagggaaagaagagaatCAGCTCTCGAGGGTGAGATTCATAGTGAAGTAATTGTCCTGAAAAAGAAGTAGGGCCTTGTACATGATATACAATATATTCCTCTGGTGGTCTCTATGTGAGAGTTGATAACTAAAATCAAAGAGAACCAGATTAGCAGATCCTGAATCAGATCAACCTTGGTCTGTTACTTTCCTTTGTATGTGTTACACATGGAACAGAGGAAGCTCCTCTGTTTGTGTGTCAGCTCTGTTTGGGTtggtgatttattttttgaggGAGGGTCAGTTGTTGAGGGAAAACTCATTAGCCTGGGGTACAGTGCTGCTTCCAGTCCTTACCTCAGACATTCTGGTCAGCATCAGGAGTAGGTGGGAAGCACAGGATGTGGGATCATTAGCTAGTTTGGGCTGGAGTGGACCTCTGAATGTCACCTGTTCCAGCTGCCTGCTCCAAGCTTGGTCTGCTGTGAGACCAGATCAGGTTACtctgatttttccattttctggtttttccattttgaattTCAAAACCTCCAGGGTGGAAATTGCAGTTGTGAGTTGTGTGTGACGAGTATTTGTGACACAGTGAATCCAACCTCCCTTTCTGTCTCTCAGCATACCTGGATGTGACCAAACAGAGGGATCTCAGTGGATTCTACAGACATCTTTTAAACCAGCGTGTGGGGGAAGAAGAGATGCCAAAATGCAGCTTCCGTGAAGCCAGGTAGGATGTGATTCCAGCAGGGTTTCAGGTATGAAAACCAGCACTGGCTGTTTGTGATTCTGTATTCACTGGAAGATTAGACAGAGCACTAAAACTGTGGTAAGGTAAACTGGTAATTTTACAGCTGATTAACTGAATTATTTGGTAAATAACTAATGATCATCATCAGTGacacagaaatgaaacaaacaggACAGGGACGCTGTCTGAAAGGTATCAAGAGGACAGTTATGGTTGTAATCCTGCTTGGTATTATTATAACCTACATTTTCTTTGGTTTACATAATGTTTAGCAATCTGTGTAAGTTACACATTTTGAATCATGAGGAAGACAAGAGGTAAAATAGTGAGCATAGCAGTAAGTCATAGGAAATGAATATGCTGTGAATTTCCTGTAAAGAATGTTCTCTTCACTTTGTACTTACTCCACATTTAGTTGCATAAAAACTAAATTGAGTGTTGATACTGTGGTGAAAGGAAATGAATCAAATATATAGGAAATCCAGTGGGAGTATTTTGAAATCTGAATATGTGCACATTCCAAAGCAAAGTAATGAGATGAGACTGAATTATTTAGGTGTTTAAATGGTAACATTCTGCCCTGTGGATACGTGTGATGAAGGGGATATTTTTTGTATGCAGCAATTGATAATTTGAGACAATTAACTCAGGTAAAACTTCATTTGATAGATCTTTAAAGCATGGATGTCACTAGTTAAGTGTTTGCTATCACAAATAAAATGCAGCTTTCATCAAGAGATCTTCTAGGTCTGAGATTGTATTGTTAGAATGTAAACTCTTAGCCCAGGTGGAGAAAATGATCACTGAAGTTTCTCAGCTGCCTGAAGGAAGGGAGTTCTCCATTAAGTGTTCAGGATGATGTGGTTTTGTATTGTATAGAGAGCATTTGAAATTATGTTTTTTAGTCTTACAAATTAAGGAAATTTCCTTTAGTGGCACATACAATTAATTCAGAGGAAACAAATTGTCCTGTAGATGGTTTTTCCAGCAAGGCTTTCAAATAAACTCAGgtgtatattttaatttcattcttaTTCATGGTGATACAGCAGGatacagagagaaaacagctcCATTTGTAGATCTCAGAAGTGTCCCTAAAGTGAGCCCCACCTTTGAGTTGGATTACTAAGTAAATTACCAAACTTTTCAGTGTAATTTTCAGTTGTTGTTGATAGGCTGTCCATGCCTTCAAGCACTCAGCAGACACAGAATGTCACTGGTGGTGTGCTGACTCACGAGAGAGCCCCACAGgctgttcctggagctgtgtggtTAAATGGAAGAGACGTGGTTTGTGTGAGGGAACATGGATTTCCTCATCAGCCAGAGGAGAATGGCAAAGCACAACCCCCTCAGCTTTTTGAGTCAGCATTTTGCATGTAAGAATATTTGAGCTGTAAAAAGTTACTAATTTCTGTCCAGCCACAAGTGAGATCTTCAGAAATATTggatcaaaaaaaacccacgtTCCTCTCTCTGTCCACAAAACACACAACCTGCTTCTTCTCTGGATAATTATTTGATGTGACTAGAGGACCAAACACATAGGAAAACCTGTAACTTGCCAGCAGGCTTACACAGGAACACAAGTTAATGTTGTTTTCCTTAGATGGAGGCTGCACATACTTTACCACAGTCATACTCTTTTAGATAAATTCCTCAGCTCACATTCACCAGTGAGACAGATATGGACACTTTGTGCTGGAATCCTGGAACCTGAGCCACAGACAGATTTGCTTTCTTAGACTTTTCAGCAGCATCTTTTGCCTAAGTCCTGACCAGCAGTCAGTTTGTAGAAAAGTCCAGAAGTTCaggctttttaattttgttattcTTTTCTAATGTAAAAAATGTAggataaaggaagaaaaacctgACACTGAGGAAGAACCCAACGAAAGGAGCAAAAGCCCTTCAGAAAGACAAAGATTGAAGCCCTCTAAGAAAGAAAATGATCCAGATGCTGATACCGACCTAGAAACTGATAGTAGTGATGATGACAAGAGACACAAGCACAGTAAAGTaaacttgaaaaagaagaaaagaagggagaacTCTGTGAGCAGTGAAGAGGAGGTGAAACATCACAAAAGCCAGAGGCATTCCAGGTCACCAAGCTCGTCCAGTGTGGAGGAAGAACCACGCACCAAAGCCCAAACAAGTCACCAGAGGGGAGAGAGCAGGCCAAGCAAAAGGGGAAGTGATGAACAGTACAGGGAAAAGGATTATGAGAGAAGCAGGACCCATGAAAAGGATCaccagagggaaagggaagagcgGCACAGGCATGGGGATCACACTAATAGAGATCAccacaggaggagggaagatCAAGATGATAAAcaaagggggaaggaaagaaaagagagggagGGGCATGGCAGAGAATGGAGGAGGgcaaaggagagagaggagaggggctcAGAGAAGGAAcgagagaaagaaagaagcagaaatgaTAAAGATAGATATAATgacagagagaaggagagaggagagaaatacagagaaaggGAAGATCATgcaaaggagaagagagagaaatatggcagtgaggaaaag
This genomic window contains:
- the NSRP1 gene encoding nuclear speckle splicing regulatory protein 1, whose product is MAALGKQYGLIMPKKLPQKNLASKKLSVFADESDDEPTVGESLQKEALKKQAMKQTKLEIQKALEEDATVYEYDSIYDEMQQKKKESSAKLLAGSDDKKPRYIHNILKAAEIRKKEQERRMERKIQKEREMEGGEFAHKEAFVTSAYKKKLQERAEEEERERRESALEAYLDVTKQRDLSGFYRHLLNQRVGEEEMPKCSFREARIKEEKPDTEEEPNERSKSPSERQRLKPSKKENDPDADTDLETDSSDDDKRHKHSKVNLKKKKRRENSVSSEEEVKHHKSQRHSRSPSSSSVEEEPRTKAQTSHQRGESRPSKRGSDEQYREKDYERSRTHEKDHQREREERHRHGDHTNRDHHRRREDQDDKQRGKERKEREGHGREWRRAKEREERGSEKEREKERSRNDKDRYNDREKERGEKYREREDHAKEKREKYGSEEKKYRERREGTPTSLEKDGESDLGKERKGKDREVDEKGSSSSRTSEQKRKAGEEREKDEKEQAQKAPETLSKFAKRSNEETVMSARDRYLARQMARVSSKPYIEKEED